From Ictalurus punctatus breed USDA103 chromosome 26, Coco_2.0, whole genome shotgun sequence:
gtgtgtgtatgtgtgtaccttCCTCATGTGCAGTACTCTGAGGATATAATTGTGATCCAGAACGTCCCGCTCCTGTATCAGATCATTGTAAGTGAGTGTGAGGAGATTCTTCACTTCGTCCACCAGGAGGCGGCACTGAAGCCCATCCTCAATACGCTGCTGCAGGtgaaccctacacacacacacacacacacacacacacacacacacacacacacacacacaaacgtcgCTAATCGCAACACCTCAAACACAATtaaaaatgaagtaaatgtgtgtgtgggtgtgtgtgtgtagtttttccTGACCTGTTGAATTCTGGGAGTTTTCTGAGATCGAGCACAGCCGAGTGTGTCACGATTTTTGAGACGTTAAATTCACTGATCAGCTCATTCAGATTTCGGCCAATACGAttacctaacacacacacacacacacacgcacacacacacacacacacacacagaattataAGATATTACATGATGATTAAGATGATTTGCTGTGTCACTGACTGGACGACTAAATCACTAACTCAGACTGAATTACTGAATACACTGACTGATTcactaactgactgactgactacctctctccctcactgcctcactcCTCAGTGACTGACTCTCTGACTGACTGCCTCCCTCACTGACAGCATCCCTTACTGACTGCCTCACTAACTGTCTCTCTGACTGCCTCACTAACTGCCTTCCTCTCTGACTGCCTCTCTGACTGCCTCCCTTCCTCAGTgactgcctcacacacacacactcactgttgAACCCAGAGCCACAGTTAGTGATGAGGTCGAGCAGTGCCTCGGGCAGCGCTCCCTGCTGTCTGAAGTGTGAGATGTAGATGTCCCCCTGCCGTTTGGACAGTTTTGTTCCATCTGGGTTCAGTAGTAGCGGCAGATGAGCATAGGTGGGCGGAGTCGTGCGCAGGGCACGGTACAGTTGCAGGTGTTTACAGGTGGAGGTGAGCCACTCAGCACCACGCAGAACATGGCTCACGTGCATGTGTGCGTCATCGACCACGTTGGCCAGGTGATAGGTGGGGAAGCCGTCGTTCTTCAGGATCACAGGGTCGCCCTCGACCTCCCCCACTGCGTGCCCTGTCCAACCAAACACCAGATCCTCAAACGGCTCCGCCTCTGCATGGAGACCAAAACGAATGGCGTGGGGTTTGCCCTGAGCCAGGTTCTCCTGCACCTGATCAGCATGTAGGTGCCTGCACCTGTTATCATacctgaaatacacacacacacacacacacgttttaagGAGGAAAATAGGTGTTTCAGGTATGAtaactagtgtgtgtgtgtgcactaccGTGGTGTCTGTCCTCTATGCAGCGCTTCCTTCTTGAGCAGCTCTAATCTGTGATTGGTGCAGAAGCAGTAGTAGGCGTGGCCTGATTCTATCAGAGATGCTGCAGCAGCAGAATACAAACTCAAACGCTCAGACTGGACATATGGACCATACACTCCTCCTCTAGATGCACTCTCGTCAGGGGggatacctacacacacacacacacacacacacacacacacacacacacacacacacatagcaggACTGATTACTGAT
This genomic window contains:
- the ears2 gene encoding probable glutamate--tRNA ligase, mitochondrial isoform X2, translated to MIKVCVCVCVCVCVCKMVVYRFLGVGGPVLVTGLIPRFSARFYNNLTNNNNNNNNNKLKNKNPVRSVSGLRDATHTLSTHTHSGSVCVAEREVRVRFAPSPTGFLHLGGLRTALYNFLFAKQHGGTFILRLEDTDQSRIVHGAAQDIEHTLEWAGIPPDESASRGGVYGPYVQSERLSLYSAAAASLIESGHAYYCFCTNHRLELLKKEALHRGQTPRYDNRCRHLHADQVQENLAQGKPHAIRFGLHAEAEPFEDLVFGWTGHAVGEVEGDPVILKNDGFPTYHLANVVDDAHMHVSHVLRGAEWLTSTCKHLQLYRALRTTPPTYAHLPLLLNPDGTKLSKRQGDIYISHFRQQGALPEALLDLITNCGSGFNSNRIGRNLNELISEFNVSKIVTHSAVLDLRKLPEFNRVHLQQRIEDGLQCRLLVDEVKNLLTLTYNDLIQERDVLDHNYILRVLHMRKRHISSVKDLVSPVYSYLWLRPSVSWQQLEEMSSESHDIIAHVMLVIKGRNGEYTPEFLTAELKLIAKTLKKTKYSSVMKILRLALTGQQGPSVGEIMVSLGEDEVCCRLQRILEA
- the ears2 gene encoding probable glutamate--tRNA ligase, mitochondrial isoform X1, which gives rise to MIKVCVCVCVCVCVCKMVVYRFLGVGGPVLVTGLIPRFSARFYNNLTNNNNNNNNNKLKNKNPVRSVSGLRDATHTLSTHTHSGSVCVAEREVRVRFAPSPTGFLHLGGLRTALYNFLFAKQHGGTFILRLEDTDQSRIVHGAAQDIEHTLEWAGIPPDESASRGGVYGPYVQSERLSLYSAAAASLIESGHAYYCFCTNHRLELLKKEALHRGQTPRYDNRCRHLHADQVQENLAQGKPHAIRFGLHAEAEPFEDLVFGWTGHAVGEVEGDPVILKNDGFPTYHLANVVDDAHMHVSHVLRGAEWLTSTCKHLQLYRALRTTPPTYAHLPLLLNPDGTKLSKRQGDIYISHFRQQGALPEALLDLITNCGSGFNSNRIGRNLNELISEFNVSKIVTHSAVLDLRKLPEFNRVHLQQRIEDGLQCRLLVDEVKNLLTLTYNDLIQERDVLDHNYILRVLHMRKRHISSVKDLVSPVYSYLWLRPSVSWQQLEEMSSESHDIIAHVMLVIKGRNGEYTPEFLTAELKLIAKTLKKTKYSSVMKILRLALTGQQQGPSVGEIMVSLGEDEVCCRLQRILEA